The sequence ATAAATCCTTAAAATGTGGCTTGTTTATTTGAGCTTTTCGACATGGCATCTTCGCGGGTGATCAGACCACGATTAACTAAATTTTGCAGGCATTGCTCCAGAGTCTGCATTCCATGAGCCATGCCAGTTTGAATGGCAGAGTACATTTGTGCGACTTTGTCCTCACGGATCAAGTTACGAATTGCAGGTGTTCCCATCATAATTTCGTGTGCAGCGACACGGCCGCCGCCAATTTTTTTGATAAGCGTCTGTGAAATAACCGCTTGTAATGATTCAGATAACATAGTGCGTACCATGTCTTTCTCCCCAGCAGGAAATACATCCACCACACGGTCAATCGTCTTCGCTGCTGAAGTTGTGTGTAAAGTACCGAAGACTAAGTGGCCAGTTTCTGCAGCGGTCATCGCCAGACGTATGGTTTCAAGATCTCGCATCTCCCCCACTAAAATTACGTCAGGATCCTCACGCAAAGCACTCCTGAGGGCAGCGTTAAAACTGTGTGTATGCCGATGAACTTCCCTCTGGTTAATCAAACATTGTTTATTAGGATGGACAAATTCAATTGGGTCTTCAATGGTTAAGATATGATCATGGCGGTTTTCATTGATGTAATCCACCATTGCTGCAAGTGTGGTACTCTTACCCGAGCCAGTCGGTCCAGTGACTAACACTAAACCACGCGGATAACTGGCAATTTTTTTGAATATCTCCGGTGCGCCAAGTTGTTCAAGTGACAATATATCACTGGGAATGGTACGAAATACTGCGGCGGCACCACGGGATTGGTTAAATGCGTTTACACGAAAACGGGCTAAGTTGGGCACTTCAAACGAAAAATCAATTTCTAAATGCTCTTCAAAGTCCTTGCGCTGTTTATCATTCATAATATCGTACACTAAGCTGTGTACGCCCCGATGATCGAGCGCTGGTAGGTTAATTTTTCTCACTTCACCGTCAACACGGATCATGGGAGATATCCCTGCAGAGAGGTGTAGATCCGAGGCTTTGTGTTTTACACTAAAAGCTAATAACTCAGTGATTTCCATCGTTTGGGATATCCTTGCAACTAGATAATTACATCATGACAACAATAGCAGACAGACTCGCAATCGCCCAGCGTAGGATCGCCCAAGCGGCGCAAAAATGTGCTCGCCAAGCTCACAATATTCGTCTTCTTGCAGTGAGTAAGACAAAACCCATTGAAGATATAATCGCAGCTTACCATGCAGGGCAACGCTGCTTTGGTGAAAACTATGTTCAAGAGGGCGCCGCAAAAATCACTGAACTAAGCAAAAACTATCCGGACATTGAATGGCATTTTATCGGCCCACTTCAATCAAATAAAACCAATATTGTTGCTCAATATTTTGACTGGATGCATACGGTATCACGGGACAAAATTGCCCTTCGTCTGAACGAGCAACGTCCGACATCCATGGCACCTCTTAATGTTTGTATTCAAATCAATATCAGTGATGAAGATACAAAATCAGGTATCGATGCTAACCAAATGATGCCGTTAGCAGAATTAATCTCGCAGTTGCCTAATTTAAAACTGAGGGGACTGATGGCTATCCCAACAGCTACAGATAATTCAACGTTGCAACGCCAAGAGTGCACTAAACTAAAGCAATTATTCGATGAGTTGAAACAGCATTATGCTGATGTTGATACCCTATCTATGGGGATGAGTAATGACCTTGATACCGCGATTGCATGTGGCTCGACTATGGTACGCATTGGCAGTGCGATTTTTGGTGAGCGTCACTACGCTGAGTAAGATTTAGCTTCATAAACTCAGCTTTGCTCTTGTTTTTACAAGCTAATACCCAAATACTATCTCAATAATTGCATAGCGAGAGTCAAGTTTAGGCTCTATCACTTTAATCCCAAAATCGTTAAAGCTTAAAACAAGCAGGATAAATTACGGCTAAACGGTTAATTCACTGACGGGGATCACATGGAACAACAGAAAATCTGCTTTATCGGGGCAGGCAATATGACCCGCAGCATCATTAGCGGGTTAATTCATAGCGGTTATCCCGCTAAACTCATCCAAGCGACTAATCCTAGTCAAGGTAAACTGGATGCACTGCAAACCGATTTTGGCGTGTTAGTTTCTCAAGACAACTTATCCCCAGCCCAAAACGCTGATGTGATAGTGCTATCAGTGAAACCTCAACTAATGCAGCAAGTATGCGAAGCATTACAAGCTATCGACATGTCGAAAAAGTTAGTCATCACTATCGCTGCAGGAGTTAAAGCACAGCGTTATAGCGACTATTTAGCACAAGACATTACACTTATCCGTGCAATGCCAAATACACCGATGCAAATTGGTGTTGGTATGACAGGGCTTTATGCGCCTCAAGCCATTTCTACTGATCAAAAAGCCATTTGCGATCGTTTAATGTCAAGCGGGGGCGAAATCGTTTGGGTAAATGAAGAGGCTGAATTAGATCAAGTGATCGCTCTATCAGGCAGCTCACCGGCTTATTTTTTCCTGCTGATGGAATCAATGATAGATGCAGGTAAACAAATGGGCATGGATGAGTACAAAGCCAGAATGTTAGTACAGCAAGCCGCGCTCGGCGCTGCTATGATGGCAAAACAAAATCCCGAACTTGGTCTTGGACAACTAAGGGAAAATGTAACATCTAAGGGTGGCACAACTGCACAAGCAATTGCGACATTTGAAGCTGCAAATATGCGCGGCTTAGTAAAAAAAGCCATGGAAAACTGTATTAATCGTGCAGAAGAAATGGCAAAAACATTTTAATATTCATTCACGCGTTTTTATCGAACTCACATAGGCAGAAATCTCAATGAATGCATTGACCTTTTTAATTAGCACGCTATTTGATCTGTATTTAATGGTGGTGATATTACGGATCTGGCTACAACTGGCTAGAGCCGATTTTTATAACCCTTTCAGCCAGTTTATTGTTAAGGCTACTCATCCACTTATCGCCCCAATGCGCCGAATACTTCCCTCAATGGGACGCTTCGATACAGCTTCTTTTGTGCTCGCCCTCATTGTAGTCATGGTAAAAGTTTTGCTGATTAGTCTTATTGCCGGCGGAGGCATAGACGTTGTCTTATTCCTTATTTTTGCCTTAGTCTCTGTGGTCAAAAAAGCGGGTGTACTCCTATTTTGGATGCTTATTATTCGAGCTATCTTAAGCTGGTTTAACCAAGGTTATAACCCGATTGTGATGGTGATGGATCAGTTAACAGAACCCTTACTTGCCCCAGTGCGCCGCATTATTCCGCCGATAGGTGGTTTAGATTTATCTGTTATGTTGTTGATTATTGGCATGAACTTTATCAACATGTTACTTGCTCAATATATCCCCTATTGGGCTGTCATTTAATGAGTGCAGTCGTCCAGCAGCAAGGTGACTTGCTGCTTAATGTATATATTCAACCAAAAGCAAGCCGAGATCAGATAGTTGGACTCCATGGTGATGAGCTCAAAGTTGCGATAACAGCCCCTCCGATAGATGGCAAAGCCAATGCTCATTTGAGTAAATATTTAGCCAAGGCATTTAAAGTGCCAAAGAGTGATGTGTATATCATTAAAGGTGAGCTTGGGCGCCACAAACAAATCCGAATCGTGACTCCAAAACTGATCCCACCTGAAGTGAGTGAGCTTTTAGAATAAGTCCTATACATTCATCCAAATAAACACGAGGTCTTACGATCTCTATTTAAGTACACCTAACATGAAGGAATGCAGTTATGTTTCGTCAACTCCTCGCAATGCTAGCCTTAACAGCAAGTCTTTGCGGTATCGCTAACGCCGAGCAAAAAGAAACTGTTGGTAATTTCGATATTCATTACATGGCATTAGGTAGCACTTTTATCACGCCTAGTATAGCTAAGGCCTATGGTATTGAACGCAGCAGTTACACAGGTATTATCAATATTGCGGTATTGGATGTCAGTGAAACAGGTTCGCCCGCAGTTCCTGTTGAAATTACCGGCGTTGCCAAAAATCTACTCGATACCAGAATTGATTTAAAATTTAAAGAAATCCGCGAAGGCAATGCTATTTACTATATCGCTCAAGTGCCTTATCGCGATAATCAAGAAATACACTTTAATATCGCCATAAAATACGGTAACGAACTCAATACTAACTTGCAGTTTAAGCAAAAGTTTTACGTCGATTAATTCAAATCAATCTAGGGCGATAAAGCATCGCCCTATCCTTTCACTGTCCTTTCATTATCGGCTTGGGTATCATTGCCTTCGCAACAATAGCCCCTCGATATAGGTATCCCATGCAACAGATCGTTCTTGCCAGTGGCAACAAAGGTAAACTTGCCGAATTTGAACAAATGCTTGCCGTTTATGGCGTAGAAGTACTACCGCAGAATCAATTTAATGTTACTGAAGTGGCTGAAACTGGTACCACTTTTGTAGAAAATGCCATTATTAAAGCAAGACATGCAGCACAAATTACGGGGCTTGCCGCCATTGCAGACGATTCAGGATTAGAAGTCGATTTACTTCAAGGCGCTCCTGGCATTTATTCAGCACGTTACGCGGGCGAAAATGCCAAAGATCAAGACAACGTATTGAAACTACTTGAGACGTTAAAAGACCAGCCAGCACCTCGCAGGGCAAGATTCCAATGCGTACTGGTATATATGCGCCATGCCAAAGATCCCACTCCAATCATTTGCCAAGCATCCTGGGAAGGTCATATAGGCTTTGAACAAAAAGGTGAGAATGGCCATGGTTATGATCCCATTTTTATCCCTGAACAACATACTTGCAGCGCCGCTGAAATGAGCAGTGATGAGAAAAATGCCTTAAGTCACCGCGGTA is a genomic window of Shewanella putrefaciens containing:
- a CDS encoding type IV pilus twitching motility protein PilT encodes the protein MEITELLAFSVKHKASDLHLSAGISPMIRVDGEVRKINLPALDHRGVHSLVYDIMNDKQRKDFEEHLEIDFSFEVPNLARFRVNAFNQSRGAAAVFRTIPSDILSLEQLGAPEIFKKIASYPRGLVLVTGPTGSGKSTTLAAMVDYINENRHDHILTIEDPIEFVHPNKQCLINQREVHRHTHSFNAALRSALREDPDVILVGEMRDLETIRLAMTAAETGHLVFGTLHTTSAAKTIDRVVDVFPAGEKDMVRTMLSESLQAVISQTLIKKIGGGRVAAHEIMMGTPAIRNLIREDKVAQMYSAIQTGMAHGMQTLEQCLQNLVNRGLITREDAMSKSSNKQATF
- a CDS encoding YggS family pyridoxal phosphate-dependent enzyme is translated as MTTIADRLAIAQRRIAQAAQKCARQAHNIRLLAVSKTKPIEDIIAAYHAGQRCFGENYVQEGAAKITELSKNYPDIEWHFIGPLQSNKTNIVAQYFDWMHTVSRDKIALRLNEQRPTSMAPLNVCIQINISDEDTKSGIDANQMMPLAELISQLPNLKLRGLMAIPTATDNSTLQRQECTKLKQLFDELKQHYADVDTLSMGMSNDLDTAIACGSTMVRIGSAIFGERHYAE
- the proC gene encoding pyrroline-5-carboxylate reductase, with amino-acid sequence MEQQKICFIGAGNMTRSIISGLIHSGYPAKLIQATNPSQGKLDALQTDFGVLVSQDNLSPAQNADVIVLSVKPQLMQQVCEALQAIDMSKKLVITIAAGVKAQRYSDYLAQDITLIRAMPNTPMQIGVGMTGLYAPQAISTDQKAICDRLMSSGGEIVWVNEEAELDQVIALSGSSPAYFFLLMESMIDAGKQMGMDEYKARMLVQQAALGAAMMAKQNPELGLGQLRENVTSKGGTTAQAIATFEAANMRGLVKKAMENCINRAEEMAKTF
- a CDS encoding YggT family protein, with product MNALTFLISTLFDLYLMVVILRIWLQLARADFYNPFSQFIVKATHPLIAPMRRILPSMGRFDTASFVLALIVVMVKVLLISLIAGGGIDVVLFLIFALVSVVKKAGVLLFWMLIIRAILSWFNQGYNPIVMVMDQLTEPLLAPVRRIIPPIGGLDLSVMLLIIGMNFINMLLAQYIPYWAVI
- the yggU gene encoding DUF167 family protein YggU, which gives rise to MSAVVQQQGDLLLNVYIQPKASRDQIVGLHGDELKVAITAPPIDGKANAHLSKYLAKAFKVPKSDVYIIKGELGRHKQIRIVTPKLIPPEVSELLE
- a CDS encoding DUF4426 domain-containing protein, which encodes MFRQLLAMLALTASLCGIANAEQKETVGNFDIHYMALGSTFITPSIAKAYGIERSSYTGIINIAVLDVSETGSPAVPVEITGVAKNLLDTRIDLKFKEIREGNAIYYIAQVPYRDNQEIHFNIAIKYGNELNTNLQFKQKFYVD
- the rdgB gene encoding RdgB/HAM1 family non-canonical purine NTP pyrophosphatase: MQQIVLASGNKGKLAEFEQMLAVYGVEVLPQNQFNVTEVAETGTTFVENAIIKARHAAQITGLAAIADDSGLEVDLLQGAPGIYSARYAGENAKDQDNVLKLLETLKDQPAPRRARFQCVLVYMRHAKDPTPIICQASWEGHIGFEQKGENGHGYDPIFIPEQHTCSAAEMSSDEKNALSHRGKALTQLLAAMKAQGILTNGNTQ